One Nostoc punctiforme PCC 73102 DNA window includes the following coding sequences:
- a CDS encoding peptidase domain-containing ABC transporter, with translation MFDLFKPHKNYQCVLQLSEEDCGAASLASICKHYGRFLSINRSRDAVGTGQLGTTLLGLKRGSENLGFNARAVKASPAIVDRITEINLPAIIHWRGYHWVVLYTKRGNKYVIADPAVGIRYINQEELTEAWNGVMLLLEPDPVRFFEQPAEEAKGGLSRFLVRILPYRGLLTQVLTINIVLGLLALGTPVLIQLLTDDVLVRGDTQLLTVVISAVVVMSLFGSTLQLLQAIMIAHFGQRLQLGLVLEFGRKILQLPLNYYEARRSGEITSRLRDINDINQLVSQIVVLLPSQFFVAVVSFGLMLFYSWKLTMAVVVFAGLITLSTLPFLPILQQKTRSLLVLGTENQGVLVETFKGAQVIKTTNAAPQFWDEFQSRFGCLANLTFSTIQIGIINGTISKLIASLGGVILLGLGSILVINGELSIGQMLAFNALQFNVLALINSLVGLVDEYFRSQTAISRLLEVIDATPEVVGGSQKPVVQISSDADIRCSHVQFHHPGRVDLLEDFSLKLPGGKAIALIGKSGCGKSTLAKVIAGLYQPNSGNIRIGFYNINDLSLDCLRQQVVYVPQEPHFWSRSILENFRLGTPYISFEEIVKACQIADADEFISQLPNQYQTVLGEFGANISGGQRQRLAIARGILTNPPVLILDEATAGLDPVSESHVLDRLLEYREGKTTILITHRPSVINRADWIVLLDKGQVQIQGDLETFLSQQGEHLKFLSL, from the coding sequence TTCGATCTATTCAAACCCCATAAAAATTACCAGTGTGTTTTGCAGTTGAGTGAAGAAGACTGTGGAGCCGCCAGCCTTGCTTCAATTTGCAAACATTACGGACGTTTTTTAAGCATAAATCGCAGTCGAGATGCCGTTGGAACTGGACAGCTAGGAACAACTTTGCTGGGTTTAAAGCGTGGATCTGAGAATCTGGGTTTTAATGCCAGGGCAGTGAAAGCTTCACCTGCGATCGTGGATAGAATCACAGAAATCAATCTACCAGCAATTATTCATTGGCGGGGTTATCATTGGGTTGTTTTATACACCAAGCGCGGCAATAAGTACGTTATTGCCGATCCAGCTGTGGGTATCCGTTATATTAACCAAGAAGAGTTAACAGAAGCTTGGAATGGGGTGATGCTCTTACTAGAGCCAGATCCAGTCCGCTTTTTTGAGCAGCCCGCAGAAGAAGCAAAAGGTGGCTTAAGTCGCTTTTTAGTACGCATCTTGCCTTATCGTGGACTGCTAACTCAAGTTTTAACGATCAATATTGTCTTAGGTCTGTTGGCTCTAGGTACTCCCGTCTTGATCCAACTGCTTACAGATGATGTACTTGTGCGTGGAGATACCCAGTTACTCACTGTTGTGATCTCAGCCGTTGTAGTTATGAGCTTATTCGGCAGTACTTTGCAACTATTGCAGGCGATTATGATTGCTCATTTTGGGCAGCGACTGCAATTAGGATTAGTCTTGGAATTTGGGCGAAAAATTCTCCAATTGCCTTTAAATTACTACGAAGCTCGTCGTAGTGGTGAAATCACTAGCCGTCTGCGAGATATCAACGACATCAACCAGTTGGTATCGCAAATTGTAGTTCTTTTACCTAGCCAATTTTTTGTTGCCGTGGTTTCTTTTGGCCTGATGCTGTTTTACAGCTGGAAACTGACAATGGCAGTCGTAGTTTTTGCTGGGTTAATTACCCTCTCTACGCTACCCTTTTTACCCATCCTCCAACAAAAAACCCGCAGTCTCTTAGTTTTAGGGACGGAAAATCAAGGTGTTTTGGTGGAAACATTTAAGGGCGCACAAGTAATCAAAACTACAAATGCCGCTCCGCAGTTTTGGGATGAATTTCAAAGCCGCTTTGGCTGCCTTGCTAACTTGACTTTTAGCACCATCCAAATCGGTATTATCAACGGTACTATTAGCAAGCTTATAGCTAGCCTTGGTGGTGTGATTTTACTTGGTTTAGGAAGTATCTTGGTGATTAATGGGGAATTAAGCATTGGTCAAATGTTGGCTTTTAACGCCTTACAGTTCAATGTTCTGGCTTTAATTAACTCACTGGTTGGCTTAGTAGATGAATATTTTCGCTCTCAAACAGCAATTTCTCGCCTTCTAGAAGTTATCGATGCGACACCGGAAGTAGTCGGAGGTAGCCAAAAGCCGGTTGTCCAAATTTCTAGTGATGCAGACATTCGCTGTTCCCATGTCCAATTTCACCACCCTGGCAGAGTTGACTTATTAGAGGATTTTTCTCTCAAACTTCCTGGAGGGAAAGCGATCGCTTTGATTGGTAAGTCAGGTTGTGGTAAAAGTACTTTAGCGAAAGTGATTGCAGGCTTATATCAGCCTAACTCTGGCAATATCCGCATTGGTTTCTATAACATCAACGACCTTTCCCTGGATTGTTTGCGACAACAAGTAGTCTATGTACCCCAAGAACCTCATTTCTGGAGTCGCTCAATTTTAGAAAACTTCCGCTTAGGAACACCTTATATTTCCTTTGAGGAAATTGTCAAAGCTTGCCAGATAGCTGATGCAGATGAGTTTATCAGCCAACTTCCGAATCAGTATCAAACAGTTTTAGGGGAATTTGGGGCAAATATCTCTGGTGGACAAAGACAACGATTAGCGATCGCTAGAGGCATTCTTACCAATCCACCTGTACTGATTTTAGACGAAGCAACAGCTGGACTCGATCCAGTCAGTGAATCTCACGTACTAGACAGGCTTTTGGAATACCGAGAAGGCAAAACTACTATTTTGATTACCCATCGTCCCAGCGTAATTAATCGAGCCGATTGGATTGTACTACTAGATAAAGGTCAGGTACAAATACAAGGCGATCTTGAGACTTTTCTCTCTCAGCAAGGAGAGCATTTAAAGTTTTTATCACTGTAA
- the frr gene encoding ribosome recycling factor has product MILADAKSKMQSSVESTQRAFNTIRTGRANASLLDKVLVDYYGSPTPLKSLANISTPDASTILIQPYERNTLNIIEKAISLSDVGLTPSNDGSVIRLNIPPLTSDRRKEFVKMATKYAEEGRVAIRNIRRDAIDSIRKQEKASEISKDESKDQQDNLQKLTNEYTSRIDALLAEKEKDITTV; this is encoded by the coding sequence GTGATATTAGCTGACGCGAAAAGCAAAATGCAAAGTTCTGTTGAGTCAACTCAACGAGCTTTTAACACGATCCGCACTGGTCGCGCCAATGCGAGTCTATTAGATAAGGTATTAGTGGACTATTACGGTTCACCTACACCCTTAAAATCACTGGCAAATATTAGCACGCCAGATGCCTCGACAATTCTAATTCAACCTTACGAACGCAACACCCTAAACATTATTGAGAAGGCGATTTCTCTTTCAGATGTTGGTTTAACCCCCAGCAACGATGGTTCTGTAATTCGGCTGAATATTCCGCCTTTGACAAGCGATCGCCGAAAAGAATTCGTCAAAATGGCTACTAAGTACGCTGAAGAGGGTCGTGTTGCTATTCGTAACATCCGCCGCGATGCCATAGACTCGATTCGCAAGCAGGAGAAAGCCTCTGAAATCTCCAAAGATGAATCAAAAGACCAACAAGACAACTTGCAAAAACTCACAAACGAGTATACAAGCAGAATAGACGCACTATTGGCAGAAAAAGAAAAAGACATTACGACTGTTTAA
- a CDS encoding alpha/beta fold hydrolase, with protein MTTSSSKTAFTSTETWIWQDFPICYQTQGTTGPAVVLVHGFGASWWHWRKNIPVLAQNCRVYAIDLIGFGGSAKPKPGEKITYTLETWGQQIADFCREVVGEPAFLVGNSIGCIVAMQAAVSNPDIALGVALLNCSLRLLHDRKRVTLPWTRRVGAPLLQRLLSIKPVGDFFFNQLAKPKTVRKILLKAYANPEMVTDELVDILTSPASDPGAVAVFLAFTSYSTGPLPEDLLPLLPCPAIILWGTADPWEPIKLGRELANFPQVQKFIPLEGVGHCPQDEAPELVNPILLDWIWERSAV; from the coding sequence ATGACAACCTCAAGTTCAAAAACAGCATTTACCTCTACAGAAACCTGGATTTGGCAAGATTTCCCTATCTGCTATCAAACCCAAGGAACCACTGGACCTGCTGTTGTCCTCGTGCATGGATTTGGCGCTTCTTGGTGGCATTGGCGGAAAAATATTCCCGTGTTAGCACAAAATTGCCGAGTTTATGCTATTGATTTGATTGGTTTTGGCGGTTCCGCAAAACCTAAACCTGGTGAAAAAATTACCTACACTCTAGAAACATGGGGACAACAAATAGCAGATTTTTGCCGTGAAGTTGTCGGCGAACCTGCTTTTTTAGTTGGAAATTCTATTGGCTGTATTGTAGCTATGCAAGCAGCTGTTAGCAACCCAGATATTGCCTTGGGAGTTGCATTGCTCAACTGTTCTTTACGGCTGTTGCACGATCGCAAACGGGTAACTTTACCTTGGACTCGTCGTGTCGGAGCGCCCTTACTGCAACGCTTGCTTTCTATCAAACCAGTTGGTGATTTCTTTTTCAATCAACTTGCCAAACCGAAAACAGTACGGAAGATTTTACTAAAAGCTTATGCGAATCCTGAGATGGTAACAGATGAGTTGGTGGATATTCTCACTTCACCAGCAAGCGATCCGGGGGCTGTAGCTGTTTTCCTTGCCTTCACTTCTTATTCTACAGGGCCTCTACCAGAAGACCTTTTACCGCTGCTACCTTGTCCGGCAATTATCTTGTGGGGAACGGCCGATCCCTGGGAACCAATTAAGTTAGGTAGAGAATTGGCTAATTTCCCACAGGTACAAAAGTTTATTCCTTTAGAAGGAGTTGGGCATTGTCCCCAAGATGAAGCACCAGAGTTAGTCAATCCGATTTTACTTGATTGGATTTGGGAGCGATCGGCAGTGTGA
- a CDS encoding thioredoxin family protein yields the protein MNILETIDTPIGSYAPDFELPGIDGQVHHLRRYLEKFRAVGVISMCNHCPYVEWYIDRLKKIQAKFAPKGFTLIGMNGSDGNHETRTSFENMKAFAERHNLNFPYLWDSTQDVTQSFGATKTPMAFLIDANGIVRYKGKIDNHPQDASAVGEEYLRTAIASLFLGQPIDVPQTEPVGTTLIWRN from the coding sequence ATGAATATACTAGAAACAATCGATACTCCCATCGGGAGCTATGCACCCGATTTTGAACTGCCAGGAATTGACGGTCAAGTACACCATCTCAGGCGTTATCTTGAGAAGTTCCGAGCAGTGGGCGTTATTTCTATGTGTAACCACTGTCCTTATGTAGAGTGGTATATAGACAGGTTAAAAAAGATTCAAGCCAAATTTGCCCCCAAAGGCTTCACACTAATTGGGATGAATGGTAGTGATGGTAATCATGAAACTAGGACAAGCTTTGAAAATATGAAAGCTTTTGCCGAGCGTCACAATTTGAACTTTCCTTACCTGTGGGACTCGACGCAAGATGTAACCCAAAGTTTTGGTGCTACGAAAACACCAATGGCCTTTTTAATAGATGCCAATGGTATAGTCCGCTACAAAGGCAAAATTGACAATCATCCCCAAGATGCATCAGCAGTGGGAGAAGAATATTTAAGAACTGCGATCGCCTCTCTATTTCTTGGCCAACCAATAGATGTACCACAAACAGAACCAGTAGGTACTACATTGATTTGGCGTAACTAG
- a CDS encoding transposase — MMLNIEGALKQDRLLRALTGLNRKAFDALLPTFTTMYLDTQQAKPRQRGLGGGRKARLLTAQDKLFFILFYFKCYPTFDVAGLLFDMHRSQAHEWMHRLQPILEAALGQKMALPERHLESIEAFLSRFPGVQRVMIDGTERPIARPQEREQQQQNYSGKKKRHTRKHLAAVDETKRVLILSKAREGKLHDKRFHDEDDIAGSVPDEIPIEVDSGFQGLQKQYDNLHLPHKKPKGGKLSDLQKTENRQLSQSRVVCENAFAGVKRYNAASVIYRNRIENFDDHLMLTAAGLWNFYLMAA, encoded by the coding sequence ATGATGCTGAATATTGAAGGTGCGCTGAAGCAAGACCGACTGTTGAGGGCATTAACTGGGTTGAACCGGAAAGCATTTGATGCCCTTTTGCCCACGTTTACCACGATGTACCTAGATACTCAACAGGCCAAGCCTCGTCAACGTGGCCTGGGTGGAGGACGCAAAGCCCGCTTACTTACAGCCCAAGACAAATTGTTTTTCATCCTTTTCTATTTCAAATGTTATCCGACCTTCGATGTGGCGGGACTGCTCTTTGATATGCATCGCTCCCAGGCACATGAGTGGATGCATCGATTGCAGCCAATATTAGAAGCGGCTTTGGGACAGAAGATGGCGCTGCCGGAACGCCATCTCGAAAGCATTGAAGCATTTTTGTCACGCTTTCCAGGAGTGCAACGAGTGATGATTGATGGGACAGAACGCCCAATTGCGCGACCTCAAGAAAGAGAACAACAACAACAGAATTACTCCGGTAAAAAGAAACGTCATACGCGTAAACACTTGGCGGCAGTTGATGAAACCAAACGGGTCTTGATCTTAAGCAAAGCACGAGAAGGCAAACTGCATGACAAACGTTTTCATGACGAAGATGACATTGCAGGTAGTGTGCCTGATGAAATTCCGATTGAAGTAGACTCGGGCTTTCAGGGATTACAGAAGCAGTATGACAATCTCCATCTTCCTCACAAAAAGCCCAAAGGGGGCAAGTTAAGTGACCTTCAAAAAACGGAGAATCGTCAATTGAGTCAATCCCGTGTAGTTTGCGAAAATGCCTTTGCTGGTGTGAAGCGCTACAACGCCGCCAGTGTCATTTATCGTAATCGGATTGAAAACTTTGATGACCATTTGATGCTGACCGCAGCAGGATTATGGAACTTCTACTTGATGGCTGCTTAA
- the pyrH gene encoding UMP kinase, producing MGTNYRRVLLKLSGEALMGNMGYGIDPEVVKGIAQEVAEVIATGVQMAIVVGGGNIFRGVKAASAGMDRATADYIGMIATVMNAMTLQDSLEHIGVQTRVQTAIAMQELAEPYIRRRAIRHLEKGRVVIFGAGSGNPFFTTDTTAALRAAEIDAEVIFKATKVDGVYDADPEIYPNAKRYNSLTYAHVLAKDLRVMDSTAIALCKENNIPILVFDLTVRGNIHRAVLGESIGTLVGGSCDIS from the coding sequence ATGGGAACGAATTACCGACGGGTTTTACTCAAACTGAGCGGTGAAGCCTTAATGGGCAACATGGGCTATGGCATTGATCCAGAAGTGGTCAAAGGAATAGCTCAAGAGGTAGCAGAGGTGATAGCCACTGGCGTTCAAATGGCCATCGTTGTTGGCGGCGGCAATATTTTTCGTGGCGTGAAAGCAGCGTCGGCGGGGATGGACAGGGCAACCGCTGACTACATAGGGATGATTGCCACGGTAATGAACGCCATGACGTTGCAAGATTCGCTAGAACACATAGGGGTACAGACGCGGGTGCAAACTGCGATCGCTATGCAAGAATTAGCAGAACCATATATCCGTCGTCGTGCCATCCGTCATCTTGAAAAAGGGCGGGTGGTAATTTTTGGGGCTGGTTCTGGAAATCCCTTCTTTACTACAGATACTACTGCGGCACTTAGAGCAGCAGAAATTGATGCGGAAGTGATTTTTAAAGCCACCAAAGTAGACGGGGTGTATGATGCTGACCCTGAGATTTATCCTAACGCCAAGCGTTACAATAGCCTTACCTACGCGCACGTTCTAGCCAAAGATCTGCGGGTGATGGATAGTACTGCGATCGCCTTGTGTAAAGAAAATAATATCCCAATTCTGGTATTTGACCTAACGGTGCGAGGTAACATCCACCGAGCAGTCTTGGGAGAATCCATCGGTACCCTTGTGGGAGGTTCTTGTGATATTAGCTGA